A single window of Rhipicephalus microplus isolate Deutch F79 chromosome 5, USDA_Rmic, whole genome shotgun sequence DNA harbors:
- the LOC142817747 gene encoding uncharacterized protein LOC142817747, protein MFVFEPSSTRPHRTLLLAAAPQRNQQHHLTRAAVTRHRSGSTGNREDRYAIIAELEVSIPVFACVLTYSFANYTRSKRNAEDLRQYIASTDGVDVTADQHRDGSCLGCY, encoded by the coding sequence ATGTTCGTGTTCGAGCCGTCTTCAACACGTCCGCACCGCACCCTTCTACTTGCCGCTGCTCCTCAACGGAACCAGCAACATCATCTGACCCGAGCTGCGGTCACACGTCATCGATCCGGTAGCACTGGTAACCGCGAGGACCGGTACGCGATCATCGCCGAGCTGGAAGTCTCCATCCCGGTATTCGCCTGCGTGCTTACGTATTCCTTCGCCAACTACACCAGGTCGAAGCGCAACGCGGAAGATCTGCGGCAGTACATTGCCTCCACCGACGGCGTTGACGTGACCGCTGATCAGCACAGGGACGGCAGCTGCCTAGGTTGCTACTGA